The following coding sequences lie in one Arachis hypogaea cultivar Tifrunner chromosome 4, arahy.Tifrunner.gnm2.J5K5, whole genome shotgun sequence genomic window:
- the LOC112795376 gene encoding protein FAR1-RELATED SEQUENCE 5-like gives MSNEDYVDDTNNVDGFHGNLENPLRNSDELLDDDIFMDANLANAEVGASESNEGTHFDQLDESYKIDGWEDIGKTEFLNIVDVDIKRYHFSDLGVAFDFYNAFAKSKGFSGRKSKTRKHNGIINRQNFVCCREGFRRKKADNMHTRKQEPRAETRCGCKAKVQVSFDVVSGRWIVSKFSDLHNHDLLPPIFTAMLPGHRKIPAADIEQINIMRKGGLGTAHIFAALSSQSGGHHNVPFLPRDLYNQVAQQRRRLKGDASAALQFLRKMKSIDPVMVIRYEVDRFHSIKNLFWCDGISQMDYQLFGDVLAFDATYKKNKYHCPLVVFSGVNNHNRTVVFAAALVCDESEQTYIWLLKSLLEAMKGKAPISVITDGALSMKNAIEKFFPNAHHRLCAWHLIRNATSNVGNPRFTSQFKKCMLGDYEVGVFRSKWDRMVEEFDVQDKQWIIDMNDNRHSWATAHIRGKFFAGFRTTSRCEGLHSVIAKYVKSRYNLRDFVEHFDRCVAYIRFKDSLADFECAHGVPVMQTHLLSLEKSAANLYTREVFFLFRPIIIRSGSMKVLDCIDVGSYMLYTVVKYGSPNDTWQVSFCDLPMEFTCSCMRMESFGIPCEHILSVLVTLDICELPKCLVLDRWTKNVKQQIQDTKGFTWDCLKSTQYWCLMDWFRLVATLSAGKDDRFRSMRDWAINTVDKMKADDTASAVASNSAIPATHTDPRDPPIRRRAKDRAGQRCSICRELGHNKTTCPDRSKYDRGSHERHSLPTDDDAYEAMWDEEEDFIYEEDESECAVNSSSESSRDQDMEIDDSNYEFGNEDDGANEIN, from the exons ATGTCTAATGAG GATTATGTAGATGACACCAATAATGTTGACGGGTTTCACGGGAATTTGGAGAATCCCTTGAGAAACAGTGATGAGCTCCTGGACGATGATATCTTCATGGATGCTAACTTGGCAAATGCAGAAGTTGGTGCTTCTGAATCCAATGAAGGTACCCATTTTGATCAATTGGATGAATCTTATAAGATTGACGGGTGGGAGGACATAGGAAAGACTGAGTTCTTGAATATTGTAGATGTTGATATAAAAAGATATCATTTCAGTGATCTAGGAGTGGCTTTTGATTTCTACAATGCATTTGCCAAGTCAAAGGGATTTAGTGGTCGAAAAAGTAAGACGCGAAAGCACAATGGGATAATCAATCGACAGAATTTTGTTTGTTGTCGCGAGGGCTTCCGACGAAAAAAGGCAGATAATATGCATACCAGAAAACAAGAGCCTAGAGCTGAAACTAGATGTGGCTGTAAGGCAAAGGTTCAGGTGTCATTTGACGTTGTTAGTGGTCGCTGGATTGTTTCAAAATTTTCTGATTTGCACAATCATGACCTTCTTCCTCCAATTTTTACTGCAATGCTTCCTGGTCACAGAAAAATACCTGCTGCAGATATTGAGCAAATAAATATAATGAGGAAGGGTGGATTAGGCACTGCACATATTTTTGCAGCACTCTCAAGCCAATCTGGTGGTCACCACAATGTTCCCTTTTTGCCCAGGGACTTGTACAATCAAGTCGCACAGCAACGTCGACGATTGAAGGGTGATGCTAGTGCAGCTCTTCAATTTTTGAGGAAGATGAAGTCCATTGATCCTGTCATGGTTATAAGATATGAGGTTGATAGGTTTCACTCgataaagaatttattttggtgtgATGGAATAAGCCAAATGGATTATCAATTGTTTGGTGATGTATTGGCTTTTGACGCTACTTACAAGAAGAACAAATATCATTGTCCGCTTGTCGTTTTTTCGGGTGTTAATAACCATAACCGCACAGTTGTCTTTGCGGCCGCTCTTGTGTGTGATGAGTCAGAGCAAACATATATTTGGTTGTTAAAAAGTTTACTGGAAGCAATGAAGGGGAAGGCCCCAATTTCAGTTATCACAGATGGTGCCCTTTCAATGAAAAATGCAATCGAAAAATTTTTTCCTAATGCACATCATCGCCTATGTGCTTGGCACCTTATTCGCAATGCCACAAGTAATGTAGGTAATCCTAGGTTCACATCGCAGTTTAAGAAGTGCATGCTGGGTGATTACGAGGTTGGTGTATTCCGTAGTAAGTGGGATCGGATGGTTGAAGAGTTTGATGTGCAAGACAAGCAATGGATAATTGATATGAATGATAACCGTCATAGTTGGGCAACAGCACATATCCGTGGGAAGTTCTTTGCTGGGTTTAGGACCACTTCTCGATGTGAGGGGTTGCACTCAGTTATTGCAAAGTATGTCAAGTCTAGGTATAATTTAAGAGATTTTGTAGAGCACTTTGATAGATGTGTTGCCTACATTCGTTTCAAAGATAGTCTAGCAGACTTTGAATGTGCACATGGAGTACCTGTGATGCAAACTCATTTATTGTCATTGGAGAAGTCTGCAGCTAATTTATATACAAGAGAGGTATTTTTTCTATTTCGCCCTATTATTATAAGGTCTGGTTCAATGAAAGTGTTAGATTGCATTGATGTTGGTTCTTATATGTTATACACGGTGGTTAAGTATGGTAGTCCTAACGATACATGGCAAGTATCTTTCTGTGATTTACCAATGGAGTTTACTTGCTCCTGTATGAGGATGGAGTCATTTGGCATTCCTTGCGAACACATTCTATCTGTTTTAGTTACACTTGACATTTGTGAATTGCCAAAATGTTTAGTTCTAGATAGGTGGACCAAAAATGTGAAACAACAAATACAAGATACAAAGGGGTTCACTTGGGATTGCTTAAAGTCTACCCAATACTGGTGTTTGATGGACTGGTTTAGATTGGTGGCTACACTATCAGCAGGTAAAGATGATAGGTTCAGGAGCATGAGGGATTGGGCGATAAACACAGTGGATAAAATGAAAGCCGATGATACTGCTAGTGCAGTTGCTTCTAATAGTGCAATTCCTGCCACTCATACAGATCCTCGTGACCCCCCAATTCGTAGAAGAGCTAAGGATCGTGCCGGACAACGGTGTAGTATATGCCGGGAGCTCGGACATAACAAAACTACATGTCCAGATCGGAGTAAGTATGATAGGGGTTCACATGAACGGCATAGTCTACCTACAGATGATGATGCATATGAGGCTATGTGGGATGAGGAAGAAGACTTCATTTATGAGGAAGATGAAAGTGAATGTGCGGTAAATTCTAGTTCTGAATCTAGCAGAGATCAA GATATGGAGATAGATGACTCTAattatgaatttggaaatgaggaCGATGGAGCCAATGAAATTAATTAG